In Chitinophaga sp. HK235, a single window of DNA contains:
- the dut gene encoding dUTP diphosphatase, which produces MADIIVKIINKSGNELPAYATAEAAGMDLRAHLETAITLQPLERMLVPTGLFMELPTGYEAQLRPRSGLAIKQGLTLLNTPGTIDADYRGEIKVIMINLSNELQTIQPGDRIAQMIIAPFVQAVIQPVELLTETVRGEGGFGHTGKS; this is translated from the coding sequence ATGGCTGATATAATTGTGAAAATCATCAATAAGTCTGGTAATGAACTGCCGGCTTATGCGACTGCTGAAGCGGCAGGTATGGACCTGCGTGCGCACCTGGAGACGGCGATAACCCTCCAGCCACTGGAAAGAATGTTGGTGCCAACGGGGTTGTTCATGGAACTACCCACCGGATATGAAGCTCAGTTACGTCCGCGCAGCGGGCTGGCGATCAAGCAGGGACTGACCCTGCTCAACACGCCTGGCACGATAGATGCGGATTACAGAGGGGAGATCAAGGTTATTATGATCAACCTATCCAACGAACTACAAACGATACAACCCGGAGACCGTATAGCCCAGATGATCATCGCTCCTTTTGTACAGGCGGTGATACAGCCTGTGGAGTTGCTGACAGAAACCGTTCGCGGTGAAGGAGGCTTCGGTCATACCGGTAAATCCTGA
- a CDS encoding tetratricopeptide repeat protein, translating to MRVLLTVIGVAGLLITGACSGPKKALRHGAAIKDPAVLEQRADSLFFAAQRSKMLGDYRTAITQYSDYLRLNKNNPTVYYELARLFLEVQNPGYALGFARRAATMDPDNHWFQITLADAFAVNEQYDSAATVFDRLTTRFPNSEDYLFNKAMFLAKANKPAAALATFNQLEQKTGVVEEIIYQKQKLLLKMSQVDSAAAEIRKLMDVNPQELRYHYLLAEVYDANDRTADAIAIYKNLLTKDPDNARALLGLASYAKKKNDKAGYWAYLTRAFANSSYSIDEKVAYVYPYLQMMQLDSTKVEEGLELTALVVKAHPKEPKAYALRGDMFSQVDMLDSAQECYTKALSLDSTRFSVWYQLMWIYSRKEEPNALLTLSNTVTEKFPKEFMGYYFKGVASFLLQQYPAAITALNKSLEIGTGEKRFQADVQSLLGDAYHATGQHQLSDSSYERALQLRPQDALVLNNYSYYLSLRGENLDRAEEMSKRSLEIEPDSPTYMDTYAWILFRQEKFEEAKHWIEKALEFPESQQNPNVLEHYGDILFNLKDVTKAVEYWQKAKDKGATSVGLVRKIAEKKYIQ from the coding sequence ATGCGTGTACTCTTAACCGTTATTGGTGTTGCCGGCCTTTTGATAACAGGCGCTTGCAGCGGACCTAAAAAAGCCTTGCGTCATGGTGCTGCTATCAAAGACCCTGCTGTGTTGGAGCAGAGGGCTGACAGTCTTTTTTTTGCGGCCCAGCGTTCCAAGATGCTGGGAGATTACCGCACAGCTATCACCCAATATTCCGACTACCTGCGGTTAAACAAAAACAATCCCACCGTTTATTACGAACTGGCCCGTTTGTTTCTGGAGGTCCAGAACCCGGGTTATGCACTGGGCTTCGCCCGCCGTGCAGCCACTATGGACCCGGATAATCACTGGTTTCAGATCACCCTGGCCGATGCATTTGCGGTAAATGAGCAATACGACAGTGCGGCTACAGTATTTGACAGGCTGACAACCCGCTTCCCCAACAGCGAAGACTATCTGTTCAACAAGGCGATGTTCCTCGCCAAAGCCAATAAACCGGCTGCGGCCCTGGCTACATTCAACCAGCTGGAGCAGAAAACAGGGGTAGTGGAAGAAATCATCTACCAAAAACAAAAGCTGTTGCTCAAAATGAGCCAGGTAGATTCGGCTGCTGCGGAGATCCGTAAACTCATGGATGTCAACCCGCAGGAACTGCGTTATCATTACCTGCTCGCTGAGGTATATGATGCCAACGACCGTACAGCGGATGCCATCGCCATCTACAAAAACCTGCTGACTAAAGACCCGGACAATGCCAGGGCTTTGCTGGGCCTCGCGTCTTATGCTAAAAAGAAAAATGATAAAGCCGGCTACTGGGCCTACCTCACCCGCGCTTTTGCCAATTCCTCCTATAGCATCGACGAAAAGGTGGCCTATGTGTATCCTTACCTGCAGATGATGCAGCTGGATTCTACCAAGGTGGAAGAAGGACTGGAGCTCACCGCACTGGTAGTGAAAGCCCATCCGAAAGAACCCAAAGCATATGCCCTGAGAGGTGATATGTTTTCCCAGGTGGATATGCTGGACAGTGCCCAGGAATGTTATACCAAAGCACTGAGCCTGGACTCTACCCGGTTTTCGGTATGGTATCAGCTGATGTGGATTTATTCCCGCAAGGAAGAACCCAACGCGCTGCTGACACTCAGTAATACGGTAACAGAAAAATTCCCCAAGGAGTTTATGGGCTACTACTTTAAAGGGGTGGCCAGCTTCCTGTTACAACAATATCCGGCTGCCATTACTGCGCTGAACAAATCACTGGAAATCGGCACCGGAGAAAAACGTTTCCAGGCCGATGTACAGTCCCTGCTGGGAGACGCTTACCACGCTACCGGCCAGCACCAGCTGTCCGACAGCAGTTACGAAAGGGCGCTGCAGCTTCGGCCGCAGGATGCCCTGGTACTCAATAACTACAGTTATTACCTGTCACTCCGAGGCGAAAACCTGGACCGCGCCGAGGAAATGTCCAAAAGGTCCCTGGAAATAGAACCGGACAGTCCAACCTACATGGATACCTACGCCTGGATATTATTCCGGCAGGAGAAGTTCGAAGAAGCAAAACACTGGATAGAAAAAGCCCTGGAGTTTCCGGAATCACAACAGAATCCAAATGTGCTGGAACACTATGGTGATATCCTGTTTAATCTGAAAGATGTCACAAAAGCGGTAGAATACTGGCAGAAGGCGAAAGACAAAGGAGCTACCTCCGTGGGCCTGGTCCGTAAGATCGCAGAAAAAAAATATATTCAATAG
- a CDS encoding murein hydrolase activator EnvC: MKKIIPFVLIIWLLPAMLVAQNTGQQQQSREELERRKRELQKEIEEANEQLKVTKRSTRESLGQLRALRDKITLRTRLINNINEEINFINGDINAAARDVKTLQKDLDTLKAQYAQLIVYAYKNRSSYDMMNFVFSAQSFNDAVKRFQYLKQYREYRRRQADNIVSTQDQLSKKIQSLESQRVKRADVLKSEQEQRSTLELDKKEKDEVLTKLKGREKELVTDINQRNKDAQKVQAAIRAVIRREIEEARRKAMEEEAARRKAAEEKRRREEEARKAALAAAEKAKADAAAAAAHNNNNAANTPAPVKPTPAPTTTPEPAKPAPVPEKPAPARTENVLEATPEALALSESFEANRGKLPWPVDAGNIIEHFGIHQHAVMEHITVPSDGIVIATNKGGAVKAIFEGEVKSVVVMPGSGYVIIIRHGQYFTTYVRLQTTRVKKGDNVRTGQVIGTASVNDIENTGEVELQIWKGVTKQNPEQWIRRR, encoded by the coding sequence TTGAAGAAGATTATCCCGTTTGTATTGATCATATGGTTGTTGCCAGCTATGCTGGTGGCCCAGAATACCGGCCAGCAGCAACAGTCGCGGGAGGAACTTGAGCGCAGGAAAAGAGAGCTGCAAAAGGAGATCGAAGAAGCAAACGAGCAGCTGAAAGTTACCAAACGTTCTACCCGGGAAAGCCTGGGTCAGCTTCGTGCGCTGAGAGATAAGATCACACTCCGTACCCGCCTGATCAATAATATCAACGAGGAAATCAACTTCATCAACGGCGATATCAACGCTGCCGCGCGTGATGTCAAAACACTGCAAAAAGACCTGGACACTTTGAAGGCACAATACGCACAACTGATCGTGTATGCCTATAAGAACCGCTCTTCCTACGACATGATGAACTTTGTGTTTTCTGCCCAGAGCTTCAATGATGCCGTAAAACGTTTTCAATACCTGAAACAATACCGTGAATACCGCCGCCGTCAGGCAGACAATATCGTTTCTACCCAGGACCAGCTGAGCAAAAAGATCCAGAGCCTGGAAAGCCAGCGTGTAAAACGCGCTGACGTGCTCAAGTCTGAGCAGGAGCAAAGGTCTACGCTGGAACTGGACAAGAAAGAGAAGGACGAAGTGCTCACCAAACTGAAAGGACGTGAGAAAGAACTGGTAACCGATATTAATCAGCGTAACAAAGATGCGCAGAAAGTACAGGCAGCTATCCGTGCGGTAATCCGTCGTGAGATCGAAGAAGCGCGCCGTAAGGCTATGGAGGAAGAAGCTGCCCGCCGTAAAGCTGCAGAAGAGAAACGCAGAAGAGAAGAGGAAGCGCGTAAAGCCGCGTTGGCCGCTGCAGAAAAAGCAAAAGCTGATGCCGCCGCCGCTGCTGCCCACAACAATAATAATGCTGCCAATACACCCGCTCCGGTAAAACCAACACCTGCGCCAACGACGACACCAGAGCCAGCGAAACCTGCACCGGTACCTGAAAAACCTGCTCCGGCCCGTACTGAAAACGTGCTGGAAGCCACTCCTGAAGCACTGGCACTGTCAGAAAGCTTTGAAGCCAACAGGGGTAAACTGCCATGGCCGGTAGATGCGGGTAATATCATCGAACATTTCGGTATACACCAGCATGCTGTTATGGAACATATCACCGTACCATCAGATGGTATCGTCATCGCTACCAACAAAGGCGGTGCAGTGAAAGCCATCTTCGAAGGTGAGGTAAAATCCGTAGTAGTAATGCCGGGCTCCGGATATGTAATTATTATCCGTCATGGACAATACTTTACTACCTATGTCCGTTTGCAGACTACCAGGGTGAAAAAAGGTGACAACGTTAGAACAGGTCAGGTAATCGGTACCGCCAGTGTGAATGATATTGAGAATACAGGTGAGGTGGAACTCCAGATCTGGAAAGGTGTTACCAAACAGAACCCGGAGCAGTGGATAAGACGCAGATAG
- the porV gene encoding type IX secretion system outer membrane channel protein PorV: MIRKVTLSLVFIYSTFTSLKTSAQINTGELDGRTKTINTAVPFLRITPDARSGAMGDVGVALSPDASSIYWNLSKLPFAKANGGVAVTYTPWLKELVNDVFLATVSGYTKLDEYQAVSASLRYFSLGTINFRDFSNQDLGDFRPREFAFDAGYARKLSDNFSMGLTGRYIYSNLAGGQTNGSTMIRPGKAFAADISAFYTKEFEKADGLANRLNVGLAISNIGTKISYTSSAQNKDFLPTNLAIGTAYTLSLDETNQLTFALDINKLMVPTPDSLGNYKEKGVLQGMFSSFGDAPGGLKEELQELMYSVGMEYWYNQQFAVRAGYFNENKNKGNRKYFTAGVGIKYDIFGLNFSYLVPSGSGTQRNPLSNTLRFTLTFDLGARNEESRTGW, translated from the coding sequence ATGATCCGAAAGGTAACTTTGAGCCTTGTGTTCATATACAGTACTTTCACAAGTTTAAAAACCTCAGCCCAGATAAACACAGGTGAGTTAGATGGCCGTACTAAAACGATCAATACCGCAGTACCTTTTCTCCGGATTACACCTGATGCCAGAAGCGGAGCAATGGGGGATGTGGGTGTAGCACTGTCACCGGATGCCTCTTCTATATACTGGAACTTGTCCAAACTGCCGTTTGCAAAGGCTAATGGTGGTGTCGCTGTTACTTACACACCCTGGTTAAAGGAGTTGGTGAACGATGTGTTTCTGGCAACCGTTAGTGGATATACGAAACTGGACGAATACCAGGCTGTTTCTGCCTCACTACGTTATTTTTCACTGGGGACTATCAACTTCAGGGATTTCTCCAACCAGGACCTGGGTGATTTCCGTCCGCGGGAATTTGCATTTGACGCAGGTTATGCGCGTAAATTGTCTGATAACTTCTCCATGGGATTGACCGGTCGTTATATTTATTCCAATCTGGCTGGCGGGCAGACTAACGGCAGCACTATGATCAGACCTGGTAAAGCTTTTGCGGCAGATATTTCCGCTTTCTATACCAAAGAATTTGAAAAGGCAGACGGGCTGGCCAACAGATTGAATGTGGGCCTGGCCATCTCTAATATCGGTACTAAGATCTCCTATACCAGTTCTGCACAAAACAAAGACTTTCTGCCTACCAACCTGGCTATCGGTACTGCCTATACACTCAGTCTGGACGAAACCAATCAGCTGACTTTTGCCCTCGACATCAACAAGTTGATGGTACCTACACCAGACTCCCTGGGTAACTACAAGGAAAAAGGTGTGTTGCAGGGTATGTTCAGCTCCTTTGGTGATGCACCGGGAGGTTTGAAGGAAGAACTGCAGGAGCTGATGTATTCCGTGGGTATGGAATACTGGTATAACCAGCAGTTTGCAGTAAGGGCCGGTTATTTTAATGAAAACAAGAATAAAGGAAACCGCAAGTATTTTACGGCGGGGGTCGGTATCAAATATGATATCTTCGGACTTAACTTCTCTTACCTGGTGCCTTCTGGCTCTGGTACACAGCGTAACCCGCTTTCCAACACCTTGCGGTTTACACTTACCTTTGACCTTGGGGCCAGGAATGAAGAAAGCAGGACCGGCTGGTAA
- the bshA gene encoding N-acetyl-alpha-D-glucosaminyl L-malate synthase BshA — MRIGIVCYPTYGGSGVLATELGKALADKGHMVHFITYQQPVRLNAFHANIYYHEVQVPTYPLFDFPPYESALSSTMVDVILNQKLDLLHVHYAIPHASTAYLAKQIVSKQGRVVPFITTLHGTDITLVGKDKTYAPVVTFSINESDAITAVSENLRDETYKYFQIEKDISVIYNFVDTQRFRRREMPHFRNAIAPNGEKILLHVSNFRKVKRVPDVVKVFAKVREQIPAKLLLVGDGPDRPSIECLCRDLGICEDVRFVGKQEQLEDVMSISDLFLLPSDYESFGLAALEAMAAQVPVISSNAGGLPEINIPGQTGYMSDVGDVDDMAANALKLLQDDELLAKVRKGALAQALRFHIDNIIPQYEALYEQVLQQQVQQQAQLH; from the coding sequence ATGCGTATAGGAATTGTATGTTATCCTACATACGGTGGTAGTGGAGTATTGGCAACCGAGCTGGGCAAGGCCCTGGCAGATAAAGGCCATATGGTACATTTTATTACGTACCAGCAACCGGTAAGGCTCAATGCATTTCACGCCAACATATATTACCACGAGGTACAGGTCCCTACCTATCCTCTCTTCGATTTCCCACCCTATGAATCTGCCCTCAGCAGCACCATGGTGGATGTAATCCTTAATCAGAAACTGGACCTGCTCCACGTGCACTATGCGATCCCACATGCCTCCACGGCATATTTGGCCAAACAGATCGTAAGTAAACAAGGCAGGGTGGTGCCATTTATCACCACACTTCACGGTACCGACATTACACTGGTAGGTAAAGACAAGACTTACGCACCGGTGGTAACTTTCTCCATCAACGAGTCTGATGCCATCACAGCCGTATCCGAAAACCTCCGGGACGAGACCTACAAGTATTTCCAGATAGAAAAAGACATCTCCGTGATCTACAACTTTGTGGACACACAGCGCTTCCGTCGCCGGGAGATGCCTCATTTCCGTAATGCCATCGCTCCCAATGGCGAAAAGATATTACTGCATGTGTCCAACTTCCGTAAGGTAAAAAGGGTGCCTGATGTAGTAAAGGTTTTTGCTAAAGTGAGAGAACAGATACCTGCCAAATTACTGCTGGTGGGAGATGGACCAGACAGACCCTCCATCGAATGCCTTTGCCGCGACCTGGGTATTTGTGAAGATGTAAGGTTTGTAGGTAAACAAGAACAGCTGGAAGATGTAATGTCGATCAGCGATCTCTTCCTGTTGCCATCTGATTACGAAAGTTTTGGTCTGGCGGCCCTCGAAGCGATGGCTGCTCAGGTACCGGTTATCTCCTCCAATGCCGGCGGTCTTCCGGAAATCAATATTCCAGGCCAGACCGGTTATATGAGCGATGTAGGAGATGTGGACGATATGGCAGCCAATGCATTGAAGTTGCTGCAGGATGATGAACTGCTGGCTAAAGTCCGCAAGGGAGCATTGGCACAGGCACTGCGTTTTCATATCGACAACATTATCCCGCAGTACGAGGCATTGTACGAGCAGGTGTTACAGCAGCAGGTACAACAGCAGGCACAGTTGCATTAA
- a CDS encoding DUF4292 domain-containing protein, translating into MKKTLLLIIGIAGMAFTACRHPKQLARNTFPATDTSKLAAHRDTTSAEERNAFIENMLKGIRNNNINFNTFSGRMKLAFENESKSHNNLTATIRMKKDSIIWVSVAAPIIDEVMRAVITPDSLKLYNRMDKQVFLRKMSDAEDLLNIPFDFKTLQDLLIGNPVYLTDSVFGLVKTPAVISFSCENPKFTSLFNVFADDYGLQQSKVMDKDSLNPNRRSCELTYGDYANVAGRKFPTVRRIFVEEKSVTKIALDFTRYDFDVPLSFPFNTPASYKRM; encoded by the coding sequence ATGAAAAAAACATTACTGTTAATAATTGGAATAGCCGGTATGGCTTTCACTGCCTGCCGTCACCCGAAACAACTGGCCCGCAACACTTTCCCGGCAACAGACACCAGCAAACTGGCCGCTCACCGGGATACTACATCGGCAGAAGAACGGAATGCCTTTATCGAGAACATGCTGAAAGGTATCCGCAACAATAATATCAACTTCAATACTTTCTCCGGCAGGATGAAACTGGCTTTTGAAAACGAAAGTAAAAGCCATAACAACCTGACCGCCACTATCCGTATGAAAAAGGATAGTATCATCTGGGTGTCTGTCGCCGCACCTATCATAGATGAGGTCATGAGAGCGGTAATAACTCCCGACAGCCTGAAGTTGTACAACCGTATGGACAAACAGGTATTTCTCAGGAAGATGTCTGACGCAGAAGACCTGCTCAACATTCCATTCGACTTCAAAACCTTACAGGACCTGCTGATCGGTAATCCTGTATACCTGACGGATTCAGTATTTGGTCTGGTAAAAACACCTGCCGTTATCTCCTTCAGCTGCGAAAATCCGAAGTTCACCAGCCTGTTCAATGTATTTGCAGATGACTACGGGTTGCAGCAAAGCAAGGTGATGGACAAAGACAGCCTTAATCCCAACAGACGTTCCTGCGAACTAACCTATGGCGATTATGCGAATGTGGCCGGCCGGAAGTTCCCGACAGTGCGCCGTATCTTCGTGGAAGAGAAAAGCGTGACCAAAATAGCGCTGGACTTTACCCGTTATGATTTTGACGTACCATTAAGTTTCCCGTTCAATACGCCGGCGAGTTATAAACGCATGTAA
- a CDS encoding murein hydrolase activator EnvC yields MRKLIPFLMAFWLLPALLYAQRGNKQSRAVLENRKQELLKEIQEATRALQSTRKSTKQNLGLQKELQQKIENRNAQIRSINQEINQIDGDISSTNDNVQTLEKEVDSLRARYAQLIVYAYKAKSEYDVLNFLFSATSFNDALRRYHYLRQYRENRRRQAENLLATKELLGQKLQSLEQQRAQKAGALYSEQKVRGTLIADKKETDQTIVQLQEQEKEIQQNLEQSRAEARQVDKAIQNAIRREIEEARKRELAAAAARKRKAEAKRKAQLAAREAARKKALAAAKKAGRKPPKVTVPEKDEDDDPPVKETPKEDVLAATPEALSLSRDFEANRGRLPWPVDAGRISGRFGTSSVGKVQVEHNGIVITTSRGAAVKAIFDGEVIMVFSVPGAGYMVTLRHGKYFTNYVRLVDVRVKKGMAVKRGHVLGAAAGSAVASNGEIELQIYRNMVLQNPERWIRHR; encoded by the coding sequence TTGAGAAAGTTGATCCCGTTTTTAATGGCTTTTTGGCTGTTACCGGCATTGCTATATGCACAGCGCGGTAACAAACAATCGCGCGCGGTACTTGAAAACCGTAAACAAGAGCTGTTGAAGGAAATTCAGGAAGCTACCCGCGCCCTGCAATCAACGCGCAAGTCCACCAAACAAAACCTGGGACTGCAAAAGGAACTACAGCAGAAAATAGAAAACCGCAATGCTCAGATCAGAAGCATTAACCAGGAAATAAACCAGATAGATGGCGATATCAGTAGTACTAACGATAACGTACAAACGCTGGAGAAAGAAGTGGATTCACTGCGCGCCCGTTATGCGCAACTGATCGTATACGCCTATAAAGCCAAAAGTGAATACGATGTACTTAACTTCCTGTTTTCGGCTACCAGTTTTAACGATGCACTCCGCCGTTACCACTACCTGCGGCAATACCGCGAAAACAGACGCCGTCAGGCAGAAAACCTGCTGGCCACCAAAGAACTGCTGGGCCAGAAACTGCAAAGCCTGGAGCAACAGCGGGCCCAGAAAGCAGGTGCATTATACTCCGAACAAAAGGTAAGAGGCACACTGATTGCCGACAAAAAAGAGACCGACCAGACGATCGTTCAACTGCAGGAGCAGGAGAAAGAAATACAGCAAAACCTGGAGCAAAGCAGGGCAGAAGCCCGTCAGGTAGACAAGGCCATCCAAAATGCCATCCGCCGGGAGATAGAAGAAGCCCGTAAAAGAGAGCTGGCTGCTGCTGCAGCGCGTAAACGGAAGGCAGAAGCCAAACGGAAAGCGCAGTTGGCTGCCCGGGAAGCTGCCCGTAAAAAAGCACTGGCAGCTGCTAAAAAAGCAGGTCGCAAACCTCCTAAAGTAACCGTGCCTGAAAAAGACGAAGACGACGATCCTCCGGTAAAAGAAACGCCTAAGGAAGATGTACTGGCTGCTACGCCGGAAGCATTGTCGTTGTCACGTGATTTCGAAGCTAACCGCGGAAGGCTTCCCTGGCCGGTAGATGCCGGCAGGATCTCTGGCCGGTTTGGTACCAGCTCGGTAGGAAAAGTGCAGGTAGAACACAATGGTATCGTGATCACTACGTCCAGAGGGGCAGCCGTAAAAGCAATCTTTGATGGAGAAGTGATAATGGTATTCAGTGTTCCGGGCGCAGGATATATGGTTACCCTGCGCCACGGAAAGTATTTTACCAACTATGTAAGGCTGGTGGATGTACGTGTTAAAAAAGGCATGGCGGTAAAACGTGGCCACGTGTTGGGAGCTGCTGCCGGCAGTGCTGTTGCCAGCAATGGTGAAATAGAATTACAGATTTACCGTAATATGGTGCTGCAGAACCCCGAACGGTGGATACGCCATCGTTAA
- the ispF gene encoding 2-C-methyl-D-erythritol 2,4-cyclodiphosphate synthase, translating to MSSIRIGLGVDFHQLVEGRDFWLGGVKVPHHKGALGHSDADVLLHAICDAMLGALSLGDIGVHFPDTDNTYKNIDSKILLARCAQLIGEKGYGVVNVDSTLCLQAPKIKAYVPEMQAVIAEILRIGLEDVSVKATTTEKLGFVGREEGVTAHAVVLLEKIAK from the coding sequence ATGAGTAGTATACGTATTGGTCTGGGAGTAGATTTTCATCAGCTGGTGGAAGGCCGCGATTTCTGGTTGGGTGGCGTAAAAGTGCCTCACCATAAGGGCGCGCTGGGACACAGTGATGCAGATGTGCTGTTACACGCGATCTGTGATGCTATGCTGGGAGCGTTATCGCTTGGAGATATCGGCGTACATTTTCCGGATACAGACAATACTTATAAAAACATTGACAGTAAAATTCTGCTGGCCCGTTGTGCACAGCTGATAGGAGAAAAGGGCTATGGTGTAGTGAATGTAGACAGTACCCTGTGTCTGCAGGCGCCTAAGATTAAGGCCTATGTGCCGGAGATGCAGGCGGTGATTGCAGAAATACTGCGTATCGGTCTGGAAGATGTGTCTGTAAAAGCCACTACTACAGAGAAACTGGGCTTTGTGGGCCGGGAAGAAGGGGTGACAGCCCATGCGGTTGTATTATTGGAGAAAATAGCTAAATAA